A genomic window from Candidatus Binatia bacterium includes:
- a CDS encoding SDR family NAD(P)-dependent oxidoreductase has protein sequence MRIEGKTIVVTGGASGIGRALAHRFKTEGARAVVVADRDEAGVRAVAEEISGTGHVIDVSSGEQIEALVEETERDQGPIDLFCSNAGILAIGGAEVPDAEWTRIWQVNVHAHVLAARALVPRMTERGGGYLLNTASAAGLLTQIGSAPYSVTKHAAVGLAEWLSITHGGQGIKVSVLCPQAVRTAMTAGSDEGGVAGVDGLMEPEEIAECVVAGLATEQFLILPHPEVLEYMRRKTNDYDRWLRGMRRLQERFI, from the coding sequence ATGAGAATCGAGGGCAAAACCATCGTCGTGACGGGTGGCGCCAGTGGCATTGGCCGAGCCCTCGCACACCGTTTCAAGACCGAGGGTGCACGCGCCGTGGTCGTCGCCGACCGCGACGAAGCCGGGGTTCGCGCGGTCGCCGAGGAAATCTCCGGGACCGGGCACGTCATCGACGTCTCCTCGGGCGAGCAGATCGAAGCGCTCGTGGAGGAAACCGAGCGCGACCAGGGCCCCATCGATCTCTTCTGCTCCAACGCCGGCATCCTGGCGATCGGGGGCGCCGAAGTTCCCGACGCCGAGTGGACTCGGATCTGGCAGGTCAACGTCCACGCCCACGTGTTGGCCGCCCGGGCCCTCGTCCCGCGTATGACCGAGCGCGGCGGCGGCTACCTCCTGAATACCGCATCCGCGGCTGGGCTCCTCACACAGATCGGTTCCGCGCCCTACTCGGTCACCAAACACGCGGCCGTCGGCCTCGCCGAGTGGCTTTCGATCACGCACGGGGGACAGGGAATCAAGGTCTCGGTCCTATGCCCGCAGGCTGTGCGCACGGCGATGACAGCGGGATCCGACGAGGGCGGCGTTGCCGGCGTGGACGGATTGATGGAGCCCGAAGAGATCGCCGAATGCGTCGTCGCGGGCCTCGCGACCGAGCAGTTCCTGATCCTCCCCCACCCCGAAGTGCTGGAGTACATGCGGCGAAAGACCAATGACTACGACCGGTGGCTCCGCGGCATGCGCCGGTTACAGGAGAGGTTCATCTAA